The nucleotide window GAAATGGAAGCGTAAAATGAGGAAGATATTAGTTGCAAATAGAGGTGAAATTGCGTTAAGAGTAATGCGTTCAGCTAAAAAAATGGGAATTAAAACTGTAGCTGTTTTTTCAGAAGCAGATAGAAAATCACCACATGTTAAGTTTGCTGATGAAGCAGTTTGTATAGGACCAGCACCCTCTAATGAATCGTATTTGTTAGGAGATAAAATTATTGCAGTTGCTAAAGAATTAGGTGTAGATGGAATTCATCCTGGATATGGTTTTTTAAGCGAAAATGCCGCATTTGGCGAGGCTGTAGCAGCAAGTGGAATTACTTTTATTGGTCCAAAATCAAAAGCTATAAAAGTAATGGGTAGTAAGTTAGCAGCTAAGGAAGCTGTAAAAGCATATAATATTCCTATGGTACCAGGAATAGATGAAGCCGTTACCGATGTGTCTTATGCTGAAAAAGTAGCAAATGAAATAGGGTATCCAATTCTTATTAAAGCGTCTGCTGGAGGAGGAGGAAAAGGGATGCGTGTTGTTGAAAAACAAGCAGATATTAAAGAGCAAATGGAACGTGCAATATCTGAGGCAGTATCTTCTTTTGGTGATGGTTCAGTTTTTATTGAGAAATATGTGGGCTCTCCACGCCATATTGAAATACAAGTACTCGCAGATAGTCATGGGAATGTAGTACACTTATTTGAACGTGAATGTTCAGTTCAAAGACGTCATCAAAAAGTAGTTGAAGAAGCTCCTTCTAGTGTATTAACACCAGAAATTCGTCAAAAAATGGGAGATGCTGCAATAAAGGTAGCGAAGGCATGTGATTATTTAGGAGCTGGTACCGTTGAATTTTTGTTAGATGAAAACAAGAATTTCTATTTTTTAGAGATGAATACTCGTTTGCAAGTAGAGCATCCAGTAACAGAAATGATAACTGGAGTAGATTTGGTAGAAGAGCAAATAAAAATAGCTAGAGGAGAAGCACTGTCGTTTACTCAAGAAGATTTAAAAATTAAAGGACATGCATTGGAATTACGTATTTATGCAGAAGATCCGTTAGAAGGATTTAGTCCAAGTATTGGAATTTTGGAAAAGTATCAAGCACCAGTTGGAAAAAACATTCGTGTAGATGATGGTTTTGAAGAGGGTATGGAAATTCCTATTTATTATGACCCTATGATTTCAAAATTAATTACTTATGGTGAAACCCGTGAAGGAGCCATTGAGTTAATGAAAGAAGCCATTGTTAACTATAAAATAAAAGGAATAAAAACTACATTACCTTTTGGTAAGTTTGTTTGTGAGCATGATGCTTTTATTTCAGGTAATTTTGACACACATTTTGTGAAAAAGTTTTATACACCTGAAAGTTTAGAAAAAAACTTCAAGATTGAGGCTAAAATTGCAGCTAAAATAGCATTACAACAATATTTAAAAGAACAACAAATTTTAAAAGTACCAACTCGTGAAATCTAAAATAGAACAATTACAAGAAAAAATAGCAGAAGCAAAGTTAGGAGGAGGTCAAAAAAGAATCGCCCGTCAGCATCAAAAAGGAAAGCTTACTGCACGAGAACGAATACATTATTTATTAGATGAAGGTTCTTTTGAAGAAGTAGGTATTTTAGTAACACACCGAACTAAAGATTTTGGAATGGAAGATCAAAAGTTTTATGGAGATGGTGTAGTTACTGGATATGGTACAGTAAATGGACGTTTAATATATGTTTTTGCACAAGATTTTACTGTTTTTGGAGGGTCATTATCTGAAACTCATGCTGAAAAAATATGTAAAATAATGGATTTAGCTGTGAAAATAGGAGCTCCTTTAATCGGGTTAAATGATTCAGGAGGCGCACGTATTCAAGAAGGAGTTCGCTCATTAGGAGGATATGCAGATATTTTTTACAGAAACGTACAAGCTTCAGGAGTAATTCCTCAAATTTCAGCTATTATGGGACCCTGCGCAGGAGGAGCGGTTTATTCACCAGCGATGACTGATTTTACTGTTATGGTAGAGAATTCTAGTTACATGTTTGTTACAGGACCTAATGTTGTTAAAACTGTAACGAACGAAGAAGTAACGTCTGAAGAGTTGGGTGGAGCAAGTGCTCATTCAACAAAATCAGGAGTAACTCATTTAACAGCTGTTAATGATGTACAATGTTTAGAAGATGTCAAAACATTGTTGAGTTATATGCCACAAAACAATCAAGAAACGACTCAGAAAATTCCTTTTACGCTAGGAGATGAGTTTAGAGAAGAATTAGCGAGTATAGTTCCTGAGAATGCAAATAAACCGTATGATATGAAAGCGGTTATTAATGGAATTGCAGATGCTGACTCTTTTTTTGAAATACATAAAGATTATGCTGAAAATATTGTAGTTGGTTTTGCTCGTTTAGGTGGTAGAAGTATCGGAATTGTTGCAAATCAACCAATGAGTTTAGCTGGATGTTTAGATGTTAATAGTTCTAAAAAAGCAGCTCGATTTACGCGTTTTTGTGATTGTTTTAATATTCCTTTATTAGTGTTGGTTGATGTACCTGGGTTTTTACCAGGAACAGATCAAGAATGGAACGCAATTATTACAAACGGAGCAAAATTATTATATGCTTTAAGTGAAGCTACTGTTCCAAGAATTAGTGTGATTACTCGTAAGGCTTATGGAGGAGCTTATGATGTAATGAACTCTAAACATATTGGAGCTGATATGAATTTTGCTTGGCCTGCTGCTGAAATTGCTGTAATGGGAGCTAAAGGAGCAAGTGAAATTATCTTTAAAAAAGAAATTTCAGAAGCTGAAGATAAAGAAGCTAAATTGTTAGAGAAGGAAGCAGAATATGCTGAGTTATTCGCAAATCCTTATACAGCTGCTGAACGTGGATTTGTAGATGAAGTTATATTACCTGAAGAAACAAGAAGAAAGTTAATAAAAGCTTTTGCAATGTTAGAAGGTAAAAAAGTGGAAAGACCCAAAAGAAAACACGGGAATATTCCTTTGTAATAAATAGTACTTGCATGAGTTTATTTTAATAAACTCATGCAATATTATATTTTAGGTTTTTTACGTAATGCTTTTTTTAAAGAATTCTTCTTTTTAGTTTCTACCCTTTTTTTTATAGAGTTTTTAGTAGGTTTTGTAGGTCTTCTACTTTTAGGACGAATTAAATTGAGCTTAATTAATTCAATAAATCTTTTAATAGCTAATTCTTTATTTCGGTGTTGTGAACGAGTATCATCACAAAATAAAATAAGGAAATGATTTTTAGTTAATCGATGTGCTAAGTTTTTAGAAAGTAATTCTTTTTCTCTAGAAGAAAGTCCTATAGAATTTTTTATATCAAAAGATAGTTCAATTTTTGATGAAACTTTATTTACATGTTGTCCACCAGCACCAGAACTTCTTGTAGCTTTGAAGGTAAGCTCTCTAAATAACTCAGCAATATTCACTATTGTAAAGAAAAATTGTTAGAATCGATATTTTGATGCATAAAATGCATATCTAAATCAGTTAAACTATCAGAAAAAGAATATAAATTTTCTTTTTTAGAAAGTAAATTATCAATAATAGTTATTGCTTTTTTTAAACGAGTTTCTTTGTCTCCTTTTAATAAAACATAAGGTCTGTTGTATTTCTTTAATGTATTTTCAAAAGCTTTAAACATTTCTTCGCGTTCTTCGGGTTTATCACGTAAATCATCGGCTTCCCAAGGAGTGTCTATGTATGTTAGAAAGTAAATGTCATAGGTGTTAGATAGGGCAGCGCTGTCTAAAACAGGATCAACGAATCCTCCATAATATTCTTCAGAATATACTTTAGTTTCTAATAAATCAGTATCACAAATTAATACTTTGTCTGCTTTTTTAGCTAATTCATT belongs to Tenacibaculum sp. MAR_2010_89 and includes:
- the accC gene encoding acetyl-CoA carboxylase biotin carboxylase subunit, giving the protein MRKILVANRGEIALRVMRSAKKMGIKTVAVFSEADRKSPHVKFADEAVCIGPAPSNESYLLGDKIIAVAKELGVDGIHPGYGFLSENAAFGEAVAASGITFIGPKSKAIKVMGSKLAAKEAVKAYNIPMVPGIDEAVTDVSYAEKVANEIGYPILIKASAGGGGKGMRVVEKQADIKEQMERAISEAVSSFGDGSVFIEKYVGSPRHIEIQVLADSHGNVVHLFERECSVQRRHQKVVEEAPSSVLTPEIRQKMGDAAIKVAKACDYLGAGTVEFLLDENKNFYFLEMNTRLQVEHPVTEMITGVDLVEEQIKIARGEALSFTQEDLKIKGHALELRIYAEDPLEGFSPSIGILEKYQAPVGKNIRVDDGFEEGMEIPIYYDPMISKLITYGETREGAIELMKEAIVNYKIKGIKTTLPFGKFVCEHDAFISGNFDTHFVKKFYTPESLEKNFKIEAKIAAKIALQQYLKEQQILKVPTREI
- a CDS encoding acyl-CoA carboxylase subunit beta; this translates as MKSKIEQLQEKIAEAKLGGGQKRIARQHQKGKLTARERIHYLLDEGSFEEVGILVTHRTKDFGMEDQKFYGDGVVTGYGTVNGRLIYVFAQDFTVFGGSLSETHAEKICKIMDLAVKIGAPLIGLNDSGGARIQEGVRSLGGYADIFYRNVQASGVIPQISAIMGPCAGGAVYSPAMTDFTVMVENSSYMFVTGPNVVKTVTNEEVTSEELGGASAHSTKSGVTHLTAVNDVQCLEDVKTLLSYMPQNNQETTQKIPFTLGDEFREELASIVPENANKPYDMKAVINGIADADSFFEIHKDYAENIVVGFARLGGRSIGIVANQPMSLAGCLDVNSSKKAARFTRFCDCFNIPLLVLVDVPGFLPGTDQEWNAIITNGAKLLYALSEATVPRISVITRKAYGGAYDVMNSKHIGADMNFAWPAAEIAVMGAKGASEIIFKKEISEAEDKEAKLLEKEAEYAELFANPYTAAERGFVDEVILPEETRRKLIKAFAMLEGKKVERPKRKHGNIPL
- the arfB gene encoding alternative ribosome rescue aminoacyl-tRNA hydrolase ArfB translates to MNIAELFRELTFKATRSSGAGGQHVNKVSSKIELSFDIKNSIGLSSREKELLSKNLAHRLTKNHFLILFCDDTRSQHRNKELAIKRFIELIKLNLIRPKSRRPTKPTKNSIKKRVETKKKNSLKKALRKKPKI
- a CDS encoding AAA family ATPase, whose amino-acid sequence is MEKKYRQQQINLVKVVLFGPESTGKTTLSGQLARHYNTVWTPEFAREYLQDKWNNERKTCEQEDILPIAEGQIKLENELAKKADKVLICDTDLLETKVYSEEYYGGFVDPVLDSAALSNTYDIYFLTYIDTPWEADDLRDKPEEREEMFKAFENTLKKYNRPYVLLKGDKETRLKKAITIIDNLLSKKENLYSFSDSLTDLDMHFMHQNIDSNNFSLQ